The genomic segment CGGCTTATGTCGGCGGCGAGGTTGCCGTAAGTGGACTGAAATGGATTGGCAGCAAGCACGACAATCCGGCAAAGCGCAATAAGGAGCGGGCAAGCGCACTCATTATTTTGAATGATCCCGAGTCCAATTATCCGATTGCCGTCATGGAGGGAAGTCTCATAAGCGGCATGCGTACAGCAGCGGTGACCGTCATTGGGGCAAAGCATTTAGCCAAAAAAGATTTTGGTGCGGTTTCGGTCATTGGCTGCGGCGTCATCGCGAAGATGCAGATCACCTCTTTGGTCGAGCAATTTGCGGCCATTCATACCGTTCGACTATTCGACTTGAACCGAGAAAATGCCTTGCGGCTAGTCGAAGAGCTGCGGGAGCAGTTCAAGCAGGTTGAGTTCAAGGTAGTGGAATCGGCGGAGCAAGCGGTTAGGCAGGCGGAAGTGCTCGTCACAGCGACAGTAGCCTCAGCGCCGTATATTCCGTATGAATGGCTGAGCAAAGGGACGTTCATCAGCAATATCTCGATTATGGATGTGCATAAGGACGTATTCGTTCATGCAGATAAAGTCGTTGTCGACGATTGGGATCAATCCAACCGCGAGAAAAAAACGATTAACCAGCTTGTGCTGGAGGGCAAGTTTTCGCGTGAGCAGCTGCACGCTGAGATGGGTGAAATCGTAATCGGCAGCAAGCCGGGGCGTGAAAACGATGACGAAATTATTTTGCTCAATCCGATGGGAATGGCGGTTGAAGATATTTCAAGCGCGGCAGAAATTTATGCGCAGGCTGTGAAGAAAGGGATAGGTACGCGTCTATGTCTGTAACTACAAGCGGCGTACGTTCAGAAATGCAGAACATCGTTCCTTATATTCAAAAGCTGAAGGCCGAGCAGCCTGGACTATTATGTGCCTATGTGCGTGATATGGATGCGTTGCGCAGCCATGTGGGGGTGCGGGTGCAATCGCTGCCCCGGCGCTGCAAGCTATTTTATGCGATTAAAGCCAATTCGGAGCGCGAGGTGCTTGCTGCCCTCGCTGAAATTGTGCACGGCTTTGAGGTCGCATCGCTAGGTGAAATCAGAAAAGTGCGTGAAATATCTTCAGATATTCCGATTTTATTCGGCGGACCTGGAAAGACGGAAGAAGAACTGGAAGGCGCAATCGAATACGGTGTCAGTCTCATCCATGTGGAGAGCGGGCATGAGCTGAATAAGCTGAATGCGATTGCTGAAAGGCGCGGCATTGTAGCACCGGTTCTGCTGCGCATTAATTTGCGGGGCCCGCTTCCGCAAGCGACGCTGGCCATGGGCGGAAAGCCAACTCAGTTCGGCATTGACGAGGAGTCGCTGCCGGAGGTAATGGGGCAATTGCAGAAGCTGCGGCATGTCCGCGTGGAAGGGTTCCATTTTCACTCCCTATCGAATAATTTGGATGCCGAGCAGCATGTTCGCCTAGTCGAATATTATTGCGAAATTTCTCGGCAGTGGGCTGCAAAATACGGCTTAACCTTGAACTATATCAATGCTGGCGGCGGCATCGGTGTCAATTATGCGGATTTGGAGCAGCAGTTTGATTGGGATGGGTTCGTCAGCGGCTTAGCGCCAATGCTGGAAAAGGAGCTGCCGCCAACGACTACCATTCTTTTTGAATGCGGGCGTTATCTTACTGCCGCAAGCGGCTATTATGCTGCGGAGGTGCTGGATATTAAGCGGAATCACGGGAAGGATTATGTCATTATTCGTGGAGGCACCCATCATTTTCGGCTTCCGGTTTCCTGGAATCACAGCCATCCGTTTGAGCGGATTGCCATTGAGCATTGGCCGCATTCCTATGAGCGTCCGGCGCTTTATGACGGTTCGGCTACCATAGTCGGCCAGCTATGTACGCCGAAGGATGTGCTGGCACATGAGG from the Paenibacillus sp. BIHB 4019 genome contains:
- the sbnB gene encoding 2,3-diaminopropionate biosynthesis protein SbnB, which codes for MNQVQEHEILYLSKQHIVELGGMHSAPYVAAVTRAFELHAKGEFMQPLKPYLRVNGDAGHIADRIIAMPAYVGGEVAVSGLKWIGSKHDNPAKRNKERASALIILNDPESNYPIAVMEGSLISGMRTAAVTVIGAKHLAKKDFGAVSVIGCGVIAKMQITSLVEQFAAIHTVRLFDLNRENALRLVEELREQFKQVEFKVVESAEQAVRQAEVLVTATVASAPYIPYEWLSKGTFISNISIMDVHKDVFVHADKVVVDDWDQSNREKKTINQLVLEGKFSREQLHAEMGEIVIGSKPGRENDDEIILLNPMGMAVEDISSAAEIYAQAVKKGIGTRLCL
- a CDS encoding type III PLP-dependent enzyme, with amino-acid sequence MQNIVPYIQKLKAEQPGLLCAYVRDMDALRSHVGVRVQSLPRRCKLFYAIKANSEREVLAALAEIVHGFEVASLGEIRKVREISSDIPILFGGPGKTEEELEGAIEYGVSLIHVESGHELNKLNAIAERRGIVAPVLLRINLRGPLPQATLAMGGKPTQFGIDEESLPEVMGQLQKLRHVRVEGFHFHSLSNNLDAEQHVRLVEYYCEISRQWAAKYGLTLNYINAGGGIGVNYADLEQQFDWDGFVSGLAPMLEKELPPTTTILFECGRYLTAASGYYAAEVLDIKRNHGKDYVIIRGGTHHFRLPVSWNHSHPFERIAIEHWPHSYERPALYDGSATIVGQLCTPKDVLAHEVEIKEVRVGDILLFRYAGAYGWAISHHDFLSHPHPEHKYVEGLNSLFGGGV